CTTGGGTTTGTGAATTTCTAAAACATACTATCTAGTTCTatctattatatattttagaaCATATGGGGTTAGTTGCTTGTGGCCATTAACCACATTAGTTATGTTTTACGTAAGCCTGTTGACTTCCTGCTTTTACTGCTGGCTGAAAATGTCTTTGGTTTAGCTCGAATTGAAGacattttaaccaaaaaaaaaaaaaaaaatgaatgcacaCATGTAGTTGCAGCCCGCTCAATTTTAAAACAGCACAAATAAGGTGTGGTCTGTCCCATTATCTTGTCTTTAAGTGCCTCGAAAGGACAATTCAAAGGGGTCTTGGTATTTAGGTGAGTCTTTGTGGTGAGTGAACAAACTAGCAAACATGGAATCCACCCATCAGTAActcccattgtgtgtgtgtgtgtggatggatgGAAAAAGTCCGGCTCAGTTTGGAAATCTTTGAGGGACAAGCCTCAACACCCCTGGCAGTGAGTCACTGTGACTCATATTTGTGACTGCGTTTTCAAAAACCGAAGGAAACTGGAGGATTGCGATGcaatttgtgatgtttttttttttgggtgggatCCGCAATGAAATATGAACTGTCTGGTGACTATCAAAATTATCTGTTTTGACTGTAATCAAGTCTAAaggtgttgttttattttgtgtgtgggcTGTTGATTAACTTTTGCCTGTGAGAACGTGTAAGAACCAGAACGATTACAATCTAGTACATGTTACTCATTCATGGAATCCACATTACAGTGTCCTGGGAATTGCAGGAGTTGGTTAAGACAAATTAGATTTCGTTCAGCATATTTTTGcaccgctcttttttttttttccaatatttGTTCTAGGGAAGTAAGCTCTTGCTATTGAAAGCAGGCTAGCAAGATTTTCAGGTTGGTCAGCTTTTTGTTGAAGTGCTTTTGTACCAAAAGGCTTGTTggacttcattctttttttaaggAGAAGGAGTGAAATGTTTAGTTTTGGGCCTGACTTCCTGTACAATCTGCCTTCATAAAAAAATCCACGCTTGGCCTGCAGCTATGTTTCCTCTGTTTGGTTGCTCAGTTTGTCAATGTCACTGAAGCTCAAACTAAACAAATCCCTAGATTTATTGAATCTTTTGTTTGTTTCCTCAGCTCGCAGGTACAGGGGTTTTAGCTGTCGGTCTCTGGCTGCGTTTCGATGAAAGAACTAAAACACTCTTCACTGGAGATGGTGCCCCGACAGTGTTCCTCACAGGTGAGTTTGACCTGGATTTTTAGGTTACCCTTCCTCAGTCctcaatgattaaaaaaaaacaccctcaTCTCCATACACATTCGCATATCTCCTTTTATCACCTACATGATCAGGTCTTTGTAAGTTGTTGTTTGGGTATGAGGCATAATGGTGGTTATGGAAACCAGCCACACCTATTTCCAGACACCAGACCATCTGTCATCTGAATGTTGCATATGGACACTGTAATTCAACATGAAGCAAATGAATCAGGAGTTGTTCTGGCTTCTGTACAGAGTATCAAAaccgataaataaaaaaattaaataaacacactCACCCTTAAAAGTTTGGAATGATAaagaaataagtctcttatgcttactattattaaaaaatacagtaaaagcacttATGATgaaaaactacaatttaaaataactgttttctgtttgaatatatattaaaatgtaatttattcctgtgatgcaaagttgaattttcagcatcattactccaatcttcagtgtcatacagtcctccagaaatcattgtcatatgctgatttgctgctatagctatatatatatatatatatatatatatatatatatatatatatatattttttttttctcctcatatAAATACAGCCTTGTTGAGCAAGAGCAACCACTActacttttaaatcattaaaaaaattcaagCTAATGATGGACATCACCCTGACTCGGTTTTTGAACATTTACTGAACAATCCTGTTCTTAAAGTGACACAAATAACTTGACCACTACAACAACATCTATTCCTCTAGGctgtgtttgtttcttttgaaAGGCACAAAGACTGGATTCCTTGTTTCTGGCTTGTGGAAGAAGACCACAAACAAAATTAACTTTAAACCAAAAACCAACCCCCTGATATATAACATCCTTCAGATTCTGAAAGGTGAAACTGCCTTAACCTAGTGACAGGGATGTTGGGTTTCTGTCTGCGTGTTTTTTTAGGGGGCAGATTGTTTGAGTTATAATGGCTGTGCTGTTTTGGAGGAGGCTGTCTTTGGCCCACATGTTGCCAGCTCTCTGCCCCTTCCCATCATCCCTCACAGAGCTGCCTTTCTCCTTTTCATCACCAGAACCCGCATTGTTTGCTCTCTTCTCAACCCTTGCCCGCTTTGTTTTTCCTTTCTCAAGATCTGTCAGAAGATCTCTCGCCTCCATCGATCCAGAAACATTATAAACTCGATGGGCAAGTGTCCAAGTGTCTTTCAGAGGTTTTGAAAGCGCTTTGAGTGACAGCAGGGCGTCTTGCAATGCCAAACATCCTAGTGACAGACAGTCCAGAAAagctacattttttaaaataaacattccaAAAGGGGTTTTAGAAGAACCATTTtcggttccccaaagaacctttcagtgaactgtTCTTAAataacctttattattattattgttattagtgtGAATAATATTATGAGAATTTAGTTTTCCACTAAAAAACTTCGAGCAATTAAAAGGTTCTTAAAGCTAATAGATCCCAAtaatgaaagtttatttttaagagtgtggtaGGGTGGTGTTTCATCGTTTCTGTAGATACAGCACAATCCACTTGCGTAGAATTTTGTTTTGCATATCCTGCTTTGCATAGCTTATTCTGATAAAGTAGCTGAAGGAAATAAAGTTATTTATACACTGACATTTTCATCAGGTTTAATTTACTACAACCATAGATTATTCCCATTTACAGTAAATTGCCTTGATTTCAagtttgtcttattttttttctcatttttttttcagatgagaaTCCAAAGGAATAGTAAGACTGATGTAATGGTACAGGGAAATAATAAatgttctctctttctctatcccCAGGGGTCTACATCCTCATTGTGGCAGGTGCGATCATGATGGTGGTCGGGTTCCTCGGCTGCTGTGGCGCAATTAAGGAATCAGCCTGCATGCTGGGACTGGTGAGACCTCCCATATTCTTCCACAGCACAAAACAAACAGATCCTGTTTGATATTTGTATACCTGATGTagttacactgttaaaaataaatgtttttgcagtCGTGCCATAGAGGAACCATTTTGAGTTCCTCATAGAACATGTGAACGGTTCATAAAAGAATACATTATTTCTTCCTGTGAAGAacatttataatctgaagaacctttttctGCTTGAAAGATAAAGGTTCTTCGTGGAACCATAGATTccagtaaagaacctttatttttttttggtggatgGTTGTCATGTGGCTTTGACCCACATTCATGATTTACTCTTTTTGGATCGCAGGATAATTTAAACCGAACAAATCAGAAGTGCACTTTAGAGTGTCTTTGCCAAGAAATGACCATCATTAGATATTGTTGATGTCCTTGTTCACCTCTGACTTTTTCTTGCTCTCTCCAGTTCTTTATGTTCCTGCTCCTCATTTTTGCTGCAGAGGTGGCCGCTGGAATCTGGGGATTGTCCAATCAGGACAAGGTGTGtgacagagtcaagtcacagtcatttatatagtgcttataTATGCAAAACAGATTgtctcaaagcagcttcacagaagtAAAAAGTAAGATAGCAGTGTTGTAAAATTTCAACAAGtataaaatgactttaatttcagCTGTAAAACACTTTAGAGAAGACAGTTGTCCTGTAGTTCAAGTCAGTTTGATGTTGATTCGATGGCAGTGTCAATGTCACAAAATTCATCACTTGTGAAACTAAATTTATAAAGTAGCTCTAAGGAAGACAAGAGTGTCATTGTACAGATCAGCTGAGTTCAACATTGACATTCTGCTCTCATCCATTAGCGTTGTAACCCCCCTTATAGCATAAAGTTAATTATCTTTTAAGGCCCATTTTCCCATGATCCTTTCATTTTCCCTCAGTGTGAccacttctttctttctctcctcctCCTCAGATCGTGACGGAAGTCCAGACGTTCTACAAGGAGACGTTCCAGAACTACAAAGACACTAAACAGGAAGCACTGAGAGAAACTCTGCGAGCCATTCAGTACGGAGTAAGTGTTAATTTTTATGGTTCGTTCAAACCACAACATCAAAAACATTGAATGAATGGAGGGAAAAACAGCTTAATGTTAATCCAACTGAATATGCTCTGTCTGTTTATTATTAGCTGAAGTGCTGTGGACCAACCGGACTAGTTTTTGATGGAGCATCCGATACCTGTCCTAAACAGGAGGGAATTGAAAACTTGGTCACAACGGTAGaaatgaaatttatattaatgaatCTTAAGtctctttaaataaatgtttttccatGTGCCGTTGTTACCTCTTGTGTTTCTACTCCAGAGCTGCCCAGATGCTATTAAGGACATCTTCACCTCTAGGCTTCACGTGATCGGAGGGGTTGGGATTGGCATTGGTGTGGTCATGGTGAGGAGATACTCATGCATATGATTCAGTGCCCTTTCACCTGAAAAGCTTTGACGCCGAGTCTTTCTCCTCATGTCACACTGCTGTCAGATATTAACCGTGTCTCTTTCATCGGCAGATATTCGGCATGATCTTCAGCATGCTTCTGTGCTGCGCCATCCGACGAACCCGGGAAATGATATGAGCTGCCCTTCGTGCTGCAGCATGAATTCTGCTCTGTATTTATCTAAGTTtgtaaaggtgtgtgtgtgtgcgtgtgtgtttggaAAATTACTCTGATACACTTCTAACAAAGCCCAGCTTTAGTCAAGCACTCTTAACTGTTAAAGGTCATGCATATGTTGAGTggagtaattaattttttatttctttggtgTTTCAACTTATGTTCATTTGCCTCTTTGAATGTACTTGTAAGCTTCGAACACCAATTGTagtaaattacaaataaagttCAGAACTAATTGACTGAATGGTgatgatcttttttttattatgtgacaAAGCTCTAATGTGACAAAGTATTAAGCATATGTATGGTTTACTGCCCTCTGGTGATCTTACAGTGCACCCACATCCGCAACATCATTGTTTTACttccaaaatgttttaaattacaaaatcCCTGCATCTAAATTTAGTTTATTGTTAACTCCTGTTATAGAGTTTCAGAAATCCAATTTGAAGGAACTGATATTTTATTGGGTTGTAACAAGTCTTATATGATAGGATaaataaccaaaaataaataatcagctgatataaatgtaacattttccaAAATTCATTTTTGGCTCAAATCAATAAAATGTGGCCGCTTTGTAATGCATCATGACAGTTTAAAGAAGTGAGAAGGTTTATATGAAACATTTGTTGTTTGCTATATTTACAGGTAGGCAAATTAAATGTATAGTAAAACTAACAAAAGAATGTTGCTGCAGTTAACTGACAACTTACAATTTGTGTAACTTAAATATCCATCTTAACTAACCTTAATAATTTATCCATTTAAGTAAGCATGcacatttatatttaggtttaaattggCATAAATTTAGTCTTCATTTTTTGATCTTTTGTTTTTTGCCCTTTTTTCCTTTCTTCTTGGTGGCTCCAGTCCAGCCAAATCCTCTGAAATCCAAGCAGTCCACTGCATTATGGGAGATGTAGTAGACGTTCTCCATGGCAGCTGGACTCAGAATATCCACATCTGTCTTTGTGGATTTGGCACTGACAGACCTCTTCTTGGGAGAGTGCTTTCTTTTGCTCTTTGCTGCAGGCTTGGAACTTTGAGATCTTGACTTTTTGTTGCCAGAAGGCTGTAAAGTGTATAGATTTTGGGGGGGAAATGTGAGAGATCTTCACACATTTCAACCAGATGTTTCTCTTTTTGTCTTTTATGCAATGAAAAGTGAAGATAAAATAGAAGATAAATTCTTACCATTATTAAGTGCCTTCCTCTCACACAATAGTTAGACGCTTGAATACACTTGCTCAAGAAAAACTGTGAACTGATCCTTATCAATGCTTGTAAG
The DNA window shown above is from Carassius carassius chromosome 26, fCarCar2.1, whole genome shotgun sequence and carries:
- the cd9b gene encoding CD9 molecule b isoform X2 is translated as MAAGGLQCIKYLLFIFNFIFWLAGTGVLAVGLWLRFDERTKTLFTGDGAPTVFLTGVYILIVAGAIMMVVGFLGCCGAIKESACMLGLFFMFLLLIFAAEVAAGIWGLSNQDKIVTEVQTFYKETFQNYKDTKQEALRETLRAIQYGLKCCGPTGLVFDGASDTCPKQEGIENLVTTSCPDAIKDIFTSRLHVIGGVGIGIGVVMIFGMIFSMLLCCAIRRTREMI
- the LOC132105519 gene encoding small lysine-rich protein 1, which codes for MPSGNKKSRSQSSKPAAKSKRKHSPKKRSVSAKSTKTDVDILSPAAMENVYYISHNAVDCLDFRGFGWTGATKKKGKKGKKQKIKK
- the cd9b gene encoding CD9 molecule b isoform X1; this encodes MMAKSGLSSGEECIKYIVFIFNFIFWLAGTGVLAVGLWLRFDERTKTLFTGDGAPTVFLTGVYILIVAGAIMMVVGFLGCCGAIKESACMLGLFFMFLLLIFAAEVAAGIWGLSNQDKIVTEVQTFYKETFQNYKDTKQEALRETLRAIQYGLKCCGPTGLVFDGASDTCPKQEGIENLVTTSCPDAIKDIFTSRLHVIGGVGIGIGVVMIFGMIFSMLLCCAIRRTREMI